One genomic segment of Amycolatopsis sp. WQ 127309 includes these proteins:
- a CDS encoding haloacid dehalogenase-like hydrolase: protein MTKTRLVLWDIDHTLVDYTGLGAAWYTAALAATTGAELKTYPDFGGRTERAISSDLLTAHGIEPTEELLQALWKALIAESERAVVHLPTSGRALPGAAAALTAFAGHDEVVQSLVTGNLPEISRHKLAAFGLDEHLDLEIGGYGTLSAHRPDLVPHAVAQAVAKHGTPFAADAVVVIGDTPSDVEAALAHGAIAVAVATGHYPAAELRAAGAHTVLPDLADTDAVRSAVLG, encoded by the coding sequence GTGACGAAGACGCGGCTGGTGCTCTGGGACATCGACCACACGCTGGTGGACTACACCGGCCTCGGCGCCGCTTGGTACACCGCGGCCCTGGCCGCGACGACCGGCGCCGAGCTGAAGACCTACCCCGACTTCGGGGGCCGCACCGAGCGGGCGATCAGCAGCGACCTGCTCACCGCGCACGGCATCGAGCCGACCGAGGAGCTGCTCCAGGCGCTCTGGAAGGCGCTGATCGCGGAGTCCGAGCGCGCCGTCGTCCACCTGCCCACCAGCGGCCGGGCCCTGCCGGGCGCCGCGGCGGCGCTGACCGCGTTCGCCGGGCACGACGAAGTCGTCCAGTCCCTGGTCACCGGCAACCTGCCGGAGATCTCGCGGCACAAGCTCGCCGCGTTCGGCCTGGACGAGCACCTCGACCTGGAGATCGGCGGTTACGGCACGCTCTCGGCGCACCGCCCGGACCTGGTCCCGCACGCCGTCGCGCAGGCGGTGGCCAAGCACGGGACGCCGTTCGCCGCCGACGCCGTGGTCGTCATCGGCGACACCCCGAGCGACGTCGAAGCCGCGCTGGCCCACGGCGCGATCGCCGTCGCCGTCGCGACCGGGCACTACCCCGCGGCGGAGCTGCGAGCGGCCGGTGCGCACACCGTGCTGCCGGATCTGGCCGACACCGACGCCGTGCGGAGTGCCGTCCTCGGCTGA
- a CDS encoding secondary thiamine-phosphate synthase enzyme YjbQ — protein MYSTEIEVRTGAEAVVHDLTHEAESFLRDADAHDGLLHVWVPHATAGLAILETGAGSDEDLLTALDGILPRDGRWRHRHGSPGHGRDHVLPALVPPYATVPVLGGVLALGTWQSICLVDTNVDNPVRRVRFSFLAG, from the coding sequence ATGTACTCCACCGAGATCGAGGTCCGCACCGGCGCCGAGGCCGTCGTCCACGACCTCACGCACGAGGCCGAGTCGTTCCTGCGCGACGCGGACGCGCACGACGGGCTGCTGCACGTCTGGGTCCCGCACGCCACCGCGGGCCTGGCGATCCTCGAGACGGGCGCGGGCAGCGACGAAGACCTGCTGACCGCGCTCGACGGGATCCTCCCCCGCGACGGCCGCTGGCGGCACCGGCACGGGAGCCCGGGTCACGGCCGTGACCACGTGCTTCCCGCTCTGGTGCCGCCCTACGCGACGGTCCCGGTGCTCGGCGGCGTGCTCGCGCTGGGCACCTGGCAGTCGATCTGCCTGGTGGACACCAACGTCGACAACCCGGTCCGCCGCGTGCGGTTCAGCTTCCTCGCGGGCTGA
- a CDS encoding MFS transporter, with protein sequence MSANRRGILVVCLAVFGLMAGQQMLNPILPPLAREFGFSELALGAVWAVGGAGVVLASPFWGRRGASWGHRPVLLISLAGAMIALLAFALVARLGLGGTLAVPVLFTLVLLTRGVVFGLAWAATPVTAQSYIADLTSGPAERVRGMSMFGAAQGLALAVGPALGGVLSLAGLTVPIYVAPAILAVIAVLVAIGLPKPPAREVRAPLVKVSPADRRLWPFLLIGFGLYLALAIVLMTVGFLVQDRLGLAAQDTSRVTSLVMLAGAGLIILVQVLAVPRLKWTPVRLIRVGAVVMTGGMLLVTVASGGLLLGAGVAVLGAGMGFATPGFMSAPTLLATREEQGAVAGLVGSASALAFMGGPLLGTGLYEISPTVPYAAGAVLLAGLAVFAFTRLGSLTRQPAEPVAAP encoded by the coding sequence GTGAGCGCGAACCGGCGAGGCATCCTGGTGGTGTGCCTGGCCGTGTTCGGGTTGATGGCGGGGCAGCAGATGCTGAACCCGATCCTGCCGCCGCTGGCCCGCGAGTTCGGGTTCAGCGAGCTGGCGCTGGGCGCCGTGTGGGCCGTCGGCGGGGCGGGCGTCGTGCTGGCGAGCCCGTTCTGGGGGCGCCGCGGTGCGTCATGGGGCCACCGGCCGGTGCTGCTGATCTCCCTGGCCGGCGCGATGATCGCGCTCCTGGCGTTCGCGCTCGTCGCCCGGCTCGGGCTCGGCGGCACCCTGGCGGTGCCGGTGCTGTTCACGCTGGTGCTGCTGACCCGCGGGGTCGTGTTCGGGCTCGCGTGGGCCGCGACACCGGTGACAGCGCAGTCGTACATCGCCGACCTGACGTCGGGGCCCGCCGAGCGGGTGCGGGGGATGTCGATGTTCGGTGCCGCGCAAGGACTCGCGCTCGCGGTCGGGCCGGCGCTCGGCGGCGTGCTGAGCCTCGCCGGGCTGACCGTGCCGATCTACGTCGCGCCGGCCATCCTGGCCGTGATCGCCGTGCTGGTCGCGATCGGCCTGCCGAAGCCACCGGCGCGGGAAGTGCGGGCTCCCCTGGTGAAGGTCAGCCCGGCCGACCGGCGGTTGTGGCCGTTCCTGCTCATCGGGTTCGGCCTGTATCTCGCGCTCGCGATCGTGCTCATGACCGTCGGCTTCCTGGTGCAGGACCGGCTGGGCCTGGCCGCGCAGGACACGAGCCGGGTGACCAGCCTGGTCATGCTGGCCGGTGCCGGGCTGATCATCCTCGTCCAGGTGCTGGCCGTGCCGCGGCTGAAGTGGACACCGGTGCGGCTCATCCGGGTGGGCGCGGTCGTCATGACCGGCGGGATGCTGCTGGTGACCGTCGCTTCCGGCGGGCTCCTGCTCGGCGCGGGCGTCGCCGTGCTCGGGGCGGGGATGGGGTTCGCCACCCCGGGGTTCATGTCCGCGCCGACGCTGCTCGCGACGCGCGAGGAGCAGGGCGCCGTCGCCGGGCTGGTCGGGTCCGCCAGCGCACTGGCGTTCATGGGCGGGCCGTTGCTGGGCACCGGGCTGTACGAGATCTCGCCGACGGTCCCGTACGCCGCCGGCGCGGTGCTGCTGGCGGGGCTGGCCGTCTTCGCCTTCACCCGCCTCGGCTCCTTGACCCGGCAACCCGCGGAACCGGTGGCCGCTCCTTAG
- a CDS encoding cupin domain-containing protein, with product MFENYDLFKTMIHLRPGGVVEASGPGGRREALAGDAASLWSLGAFHAESDTAVHADYWERHPNGHEVLFVFAGALRVYLRDEGPEPVTTLRAGQSFIVPPGRWHRLAVEEPADLLSITPRSGTEHERAAA from the coding sequence ATGTTCGAAAACTACGACCTGTTCAAGACCATGATCCACCTGCGACCCGGCGGCGTCGTCGAGGCGTCCGGCCCGGGCGGCCGCCGCGAGGCGCTGGCGGGTGACGCGGCGAGCCTGTGGAGCCTCGGCGCGTTCCACGCCGAGAGCGACACCGCCGTGCACGCCGACTATTGGGAGCGGCACCCGAACGGGCACGAGGTGCTCTTCGTCTTCGCCGGCGCGTTGCGCGTCTACCTGAGAGACGAGGGGCCCGAGCCCGTGACCACGCTGAGGGCCGGGCAGTCGTTCATCGTCCCGCCCGGCCGGTGGCACCGGCTGGCTGTCGAAGAGCCCGCCGACCTGCTGTCCATCACGCCGCGGTCGGGCACCGAGCACGAGAGGGCCGCGGCGTGA
- a CDS encoding TetR/AcrR family transcriptional regulator: MPRPIGRPPTTSRSQILEAARVILDGEGWHKLTVRRLATELGVGTTTLYHHVRDKDDLLIQLLDYYASRLKRPEMPADPRERIVVAATVMHTALAAWPEAVEVLTADDLLGESALWMVDAIVGGAIGCGRTPEEAVELYRNIWYYTAGEILVRVRAARRAAAGRPRYRDTVFEKLDATRFPSLSAIGERWPELAERDTFARGLRAFVDGMLAQESK, encoded by the coding sequence ATGCCACGACCCATCGGCCGCCCGCCGACGACCTCGCGCTCGCAGATCCTCGAAGCGGCGCGGGTGATCCTCGATGGCGAGGGCTGGCACAAGCTGACGGTCCGGCGGCTGGCCACCGAGCTGGGCGTCGGCACGACGACGCTCTACCACCACGTCCGCGACAAGGACGACCTGCTGATCCAGCTGCTCGACTACTACGCCTCCCGGCTCAAGCGACCCGAGATGCCGGCGGACCCGCGCGAGCGGATCGTCGTCGCGGCGACCGTGATGCACACCGCGCTGGCCGCCTGGCCGGAGGCGGTGGAGGTCCTGACGGCCGACGACCTGCTCGGCGAGTCGGCCCTGTGGATGGTCGACGCCATCGTCGGCGGGGCGATCGGCTGTGGCCGCACCCCGGAGGAGGCCGTGGAGCTGTACCGGAACATCTGGTACTACACGGCGGGGGAGATCCTGGTCCGCGTGCGCGCCGCGCGCCGCGCCGCAGCGGGCCGGCCACGTTACCGCGACACGGTTTTCGAGAAGCTGGACGCGACCCGGTTCCCCAGCCTCTCGGCGATCGGGGAGCGCTGGCCGGAACTGGCCGAACGCGACACCTTCGCGCGCGGCCTACGCGCGTTCGTCGACGGGATGCTCGCTCAGGAGTCCAAGTAG
- a CDS encoding response regulator transcription factor → MRIVIAEDSTILRQGLVELLTFRGHEVVAAVKDAETLRAAVTGHAPDVSIVDIRMPPSHTDEGLRAAIALRGELPGCAILLFSQYVETKYASQLLADRAGGVGYLLKDRVAEVSDFLDALRRVADGETVLDPEVVRQLFAATRQTDALSGLTPREREVLGLMAEGRSNSAIAAELFLSAGSVEKYVTSIFGKLGLSPSEGDNRRVLAVLRYLDS, encoded by the coding sequence ATGCGGATCGTCATCGCGGAGGACTCCACCATCCTGCGCCAGGGCCTCGTGGAGCTGCTGACCTTCCGCGGCCACGAGGTCGTCGCCGCGGTGAAGGACGCCGAGACCCTGCGCGCCGCGGTGACCGGGCACGCGCCCGACGTGTCCATTGTGGACATCCGGATGCCGCCGTCGCACACCGACGAGGGCCTGCGGGCGGCGATCGCGTTGCGCGGCGAACTGCCCGGCTGCGCGATCCTGCTGTTCTCCCAGTACGTCGAGACGAAGTACGCGTCGCAGCTGCTGGCCGACCGCGCGGGCGGCGTCGGTTACCTGCTGAAGGACCGCGTCGCCGAGGTGTCGGACTTCCTGGACGCGCTGCGCCGGGTCGCGGACGGCGAGACCGTCTTGGACCCCGAAGTCGTCCGCCAGCTGTTCGCGGCGACGCGCCAGACGGACGCGCTGAGCGGGCTCACCCCGCGCGAACGCGAGGTGCTGGGCCTGATGGCGGAAGGCCGGTCGAACTCCGCGATCGCGGCGGAGCTGTTCCTCTCGGCCGGTTCGGTGGAGAAGTACGTGACGTCGATCTTCGGCAAGCTGGGGCTGTCACCGTCCGAAGGGGACAATCGCCGGGTGCTGGCCGTGTTGCGCTACTTGGACTCCTGA
- a CDS encoding sensor domain-containing protein — MGSAVRTGETGAVTSLELPRPHLLRRVFGPLAARDFWAEYAWLWLSGPLTLFSLVSVLAVLVLGLWLTPVLIGFLVLAGALLYARGLGAAHRGLARVLLGVSVPAPRRPELKPGLWSWVKARVGDPAGWRTAGYLLLRLPLSFAGLLTVFSATLFGLTATSYAFLWFPLGEQHLPAFGIRAEGWAGALAWSASGLLVLVALPWVVHAFVALDRLLVVGLLGERVLSERVRDLEASRATAVEDSALRLRRIERDLHDGAQAQLVALAMKLGLAKDELKADDLDVAQVRQLVTAAHANAKQALTELRDLARGIHPAALDAGLDVALATLVATSGMDARVTVTLPRRPPPSLETIVYFSAAELLTNAAKHGGATLVEIREERDALWLLVRDAGAGGARVVPGGGLAGVAERLRTVDGELAVTSPPGGPTEVTARVPLPR; from the coding sequence ATGGGCAGCGCGGTGCGGACCGGTGAGACTGGAGCCGTGACCAGCCTTGAACTGCCTCGTCCCCACCTGCTGCGGCGGGTGTTCGGGCCGCTGGCCGCGCGGGACTTCTGGGCCGAGTACGCGTGGCTGTGGCTCTCCGGTCCGCTGACGCTGTTCTCCCTGGTCAGCGTGCTCGCCGTGCTCGTGCTCGGCCTGTGGCTGACGCCCGTGCTCATCGGGTTCCTCGTGCTCGCCGGCGCCCTGCTCTACGCCCGCGGCCTCGGCGCCGCCCACCGCGGGCTGGCGCGGGTGCTGCTCGGCGTGAGCGTGCCCGCCCCGCGCCGTCCCGAGCTGAAACCCGGGCTCTGGAGCTGGGTGAAGGCGCGCGTCGGCGACCCGGCGGGCTGGCGGACGGCCGGTTACCTGCTGCTGCGGCTCCCGCTGAGCTTCGCCGGGCTGCTCACGGTGTTCTCCGCGACGCTCTTCGGCCTGACCGCGACCAGTTACGCCTTCCTCTGGTTCCCGCTCGGCGAGCAGCACCTGCCGGCCTTCGGCATCCGCGCCGAGGGCTGGGCCGGCGCGCTCGCCTGGTCGGCGTCCGGGCTGCTGGTGCTGGTGGCGCTGCCGTGGGTGGTGCACGCCTTCGTCGCGCTCGACCGGCTGCTCGTGGTCGGGCTGCTCGGTGAGCGCGTGCTGTCCGAACGCGTCCGCGACCTGGAGGCGAGCCGGGCGACGGCGGTCGAGGACTCGGCGTTGCGGCTGCGGCGGATCGAGCGCGACCTGCACGACGGCGCCCAGGCCCAGCTGGTGGCGCTGGCGATGAAACTGGGGCTGGCCAAGGATGAGCTGAAGGCCGACGACCTCGACGTCGCCCAGGTCCGGCAGCTGGTCACCGCGGCGCACGCCAACGCGAAGCAGGCCCTGACCGAGCTGCGGGACCTCGCCCGCGGCATCCACCCGGCGGCCCTGGACGCCGGCCTCGACGTGGCGCTGGCGACGCTCGTCGCGACGTCCGGGATGGACGCGCGGGTCACTGTCACGCTGCCCCGGCGGCCACCGCCGTCGCTGGAGACGATCGTCTACTTCAGCGCCGCCGAGCTGCTGACGAACGCCGCGAAGCACGGCGGCGCGACGCTGGTCGAGATCCGCGAGGAGCGGGACGCGCTGTGGCTGCTGGTGCGCGACGCCGGCGCGGGCGGGGCCCGGGTCGTGCCCGGCGGCGGGCTGGCCGGGGTCGCCGAACGGCTGCGGACGGTCGACGGCGAGCTGGCCGTGACCAGCCCGCCGGGCGGTCCGACCGAAGTGACCGCGCGGGTCCCGCTGCCCCGCTAG
- a CDS encoding acyl-CoA desaturase gives MTGLQDRLTPAQVEEFGRELDALRQRVVEDLGQEDVDYIHNVIKTQRGLEVAGRALLFAGFFPPAWLAGVGALSLAKVLDNMEIGHNVMHGQYDWTRDPALSSQRFEWDNVAPAENWRHSHNYIHHTYTNILDKDRDIGYGVLRMDPAQKWHPYYLGNPAYAVALAVFFQWGVMLHDLEFDRIVKGERTWSDTTGVVRKMVKKASRQVGKDYVLFPLLTGPLAPLTFAGNATANLVRNLWSFSIIFCGHFPADVESFTEEETENESRGQWYLRQILGSANITGGPLFHIMSGNLSHQIEHHLFPDIPARRYPEIAGEVRALCEKYGLPYHTGPLHKQLWSVAKKLTKLALPWNGAPRARATVERDQELRAA, from the coding sequence ATGACCGGTCTGCAGGACCGACTCACCCCGGCCCAGGTCGAGGAGTTCGGCCGCGAGCTCGACGCGCTGCGCCAGCGGGTCGTCGAGGACCTCGGCCAGGAGGACGTCGACTACATCCACAACGTCATCAAGACCCAGCGCGGCCTCGAGGTCGCCGGCCGGGCGCTGCTGTTCGCCGGGTTCTTCCCGCCCGCGTGGCTCGCCGGTGTCGGCGCGCTGTCGCTGGCGAAGGTCCTCGACAACATGGAGATCGGCCACAACGTCATGCACGGCCAGTACGACTGGACGCGCGACCCGGCGCTGAGCTCACAGCGCTTCGAGTGGGACAACGTGGCGCCCGCCGAGAACTGGCGGCACTCGCACAACTACATCCACCACACGTACACGAACATCCTCGACAAGGACCGCGACATCGGTTACGGCGTCCTGCGGATGGATCCCGCCCAGAAGTGGCACCCGTACTACCTGGGCAACCCGGCGTACGCGGTGGCGCTGGCGGTGTTCTTCCAGTGGGGCGTGATGCTGCACGACCTGGAGTTCGACCGGATCGTCAAGGGCGAGCGCACGTGGTCCGACACCACCGGGGTCGTCCGGAAGATGGTCAAGAAGGCGTCCCGGCAGGTCGGCAAGGACTACGTGCTGTTCCCGCTGCTGACCGGCCCGCTCGCGCCGCTGACCTTCGCCGGCAACGCGACCGCGAACCTGGTCCGCAACCTCTGGTCGTTCTCGATCATCTTCTGCGGGCACTTCCCCGCCGACGTCGAGAGCTTCACCGAGGAGGAGACCGAGAACGAGTCGCGCGGCCAGTGGTACCTGCGCCAGATCCTCGGCTCGGCCAACATCACCGGCGGCCCGCTGTTCCACATCATGAGCGGGAACCTGTCGCACCAGATCGAGCACCACCTGTTCCCGGACATCCCGGCCCGCCGGTACCCGGAGATCGCCGGCGAGGTGCGCGCGCTCTGCGAGAAGTACGGCCTGCCGTACCACACGGGCCCGCTGCACAAGCAGCTCTGGTCGGTGGCGAAGAAGCTCACGAAGCTCGCGTTGCCGTGGAACGGCGCCCCGCGCGCACGCGCTACGGTAGAGCGCGACCAGGAACTCCGCGCGGCATAG
- a CDS encoding ferredoxin reductase encodes MTALLPKRVRRLASLAEALLTPHGMDRYLELVDPMLVRREVRGLVTAVRKQTPDSVTLTVQPSRAWPGFTAGQYVRLQVAIDGVRRTRCYSPCGSQYTGELEFTVKEQGLVSGHLNREIGVGSVVGLSTPDGTFTLPATRPERLLLIGGGSGITPVLAMARTLVDEGHPGEIVFLLYSNGPSDVLYRTELAELAARHPGLRVVHAYTHAKSGGDLRGFFSPAHLDEAAPWYRDAETFVCGPKPLMDAVREQLGERVHTEEFTPPALTFDTGNAEGQVRFKRSGRECANSGKPLLEQAEEAGLSPEHGCRMGICFSCTQLKTAGRVRNAKTGEVSGEEDEEIQLCISVPVGDVEIDA; translated from the coding sequence ATGACGGCGCTCTTGCCCAAGCGGGTCCGCCGGCTCGCCTCGCTCGCCGAGGCGCTGCTCACGCCCCACGGAATGGACCGGTATCTCGAGCTCGTCGACCCGATGCTGGTCCGCCGGGAGGTCCGCGGGCTGGTCACGGCCGTGCGGAAGCAGACACCCGACAGCGTCACCCTCACCGTGCAGCCGAGCCGCGCGTGGCCCGGCTTCACCGCCGGCCAGTACGTCCGCCTGCAGGTGGCGATCGACGGCGTCCGCCGGACGCGCTGCTATTCGCCCTGCGGGTCGCAGTACACCGGCGAACTCGAGTTCACGGTCAAGGAGCAGGGCCTGGTCTCCGGGCACCTGAACCGCGAGATCGGCGTCGGCTCCGTGGTCGGACTGTCCACACCGGACGGAACGTTCACCCTGCCCGCCACCCGGCCGGAGCGGCTGCTGCTGATCGGCGGCGGCAGCGGGATCACCCCGGTGCTCGCCATGGCGCGCACCCTCGTCGACGAGGGCCACCCCGGCGAGATCGTGTTCCTGCTCTACTCGAACGGCCCGTCCGACGTCCTCTACCGCACGGAGCTGGCCGAGCTCGCCGCCCGGCACCCCGGGCTGCGGGTCGTGCACGCCTACACCCACGCGAAGTCCGGCGGCGACCTGCGCGGGTTCTTCTCGCCGGCACACCTCGATGAAGCCGCGCCGTGGTACCGCGACGCGGAAACGTTCGTCTGCGGCCCGAAGCCGCTGATGGACGCCGTCCGCGAGCAGCTCGGTGAACGCGTGCACACCGAAGAGTTCACGCCGCCCGCGTTGACCTTCGACACGGGGAACGCCGAGGGCCAGGTGCGCTTCAAGCGCAGCGGCCGCGAGTGCGCCAACTCCGGGAAGCCGTTGCTGGAGCAGGCCGAGGAAGCCGGGCTCTCGCCGGAGCACGGCTGCCGGATGGGCATCTGCTTCTCCTGCACCCAGCTCAAGACCGCCGGCCGCGTCCGCAACGCCAAGACGGGCGAGGTTTCCGGCGAAGAAGACGAAGAGATCCAGCTCTGCATCTCCGTCCCCGTCGGGGACGTCGAGATCGACGCTTAA
- a CDS encoding TetR family transcriptional regulator yields the protein MSNAVDIRTLDPVSEEPVSRQERKQRTRQALLDAALELLADRPFASLSLREVAKGAGLVPTAFYRHFASMEELGVALVEEATRTLRGMIRSARTDPDTYHGMISASVATLHQFVRAHEDHFRFLTRERYGGGPLARAIGVELRMFSGDLAIDLARFATLRSWTTDDLHMLADLIVSVMLATIVELLEARPGEDPKITGMAEKRLRLILLGVPHWKTR from the coding sequence GTGAGCAACGCGGTGGACATCCGTACGCTGGACCCCGTGTCCGAAGAGCCGGTGAGCCGTCAAGAGCGCAAGCAGCGCACGCGCCAGGCGTTGCTGGACGCGGCCCTCGAACTGCTCGCCGACCGCCCGTTCGCCAGCCTTTCGCTGCGCGAGGTCGCGAAAGGCGCGGGCCTGGTGCCGACGGCGTTCTACCGCCACTTCGCGTCGATGGAGGAACTCGGCGTCGCACTCGTCGAAGAGGCGACGCGCACGCTGCGCGGCATGATCCGGTCCGCGCGCACCGACCCGGACACCTACCACGGGATGATCAGCGCCTCGGTGGCCACGCTGCACCAATTCGTGCGCGCGCACGAGGACCATTTCCGGTTCCTGACGCGCGAGCGGTACGGCGGCGGCCCGCTCGCCCGGGCCATCGGCGTCGAGCTGCGGATGTTCTCCGGCGACCTCGCGATCGACCTCGCCCGGTTCGCGACGCTGCGGTCCTGGACGACCGACGACCTGCACATGCTGGCCGACTTGATCGTTTCCGTGATGCTGGCGACGATTGTCGAACTGCTGGAAGCACGGCCCGGTGAAGATCCGAAAATCACCGGAATGGCGGAAAAACGCCTGCGCTTGATCCTTCTGGGTGTTCCACACTGGAAGACTCGCTGA
- a CDS encoding Re/Si-specific NAD(P)(+) transhydrogenase subunit alpha: MADSEQHQQLTVGVVTESRPGERRVAMVPKLVGRLAQRGLRVLVEPGAGAGAHLSDDAFIQAGAELGDAWSAPVVVKVNPPAPGEVAKLGRGTVLIGFLDPRGNPEGLAKLEEAGLRAFAMEAVPRISRAQAMDALSSQASIGGYRAVLLAAQKLPRFFPMLTTAAGTVPPAKVLVLGAGVAGLQALATAKRLGAQTTGYDVRPEVGEQVKSLGAQFLDLGIEAVGEGGYARELTAEEREEQQRRLTEAITRFDVVITTALVPGRKAPTLVTADAVKGMPAGSVVVDLAGESGGNCELTKPGEDVVEHDVTISSPLNLPAEMPSHASELYARNVTELLELLVTKEGELKLDFEDEIVAGACVAGREGSVA; encoded by the coding sequence GTGGCGGACAGCGAACAGCATCAGCAGCTCACCGTGGGTGTGGTCACCGAGTCACGCCCCGGGGAGCGCCGGGTGGCCATGGTGCCGAAACTCGTCGGGAGGCTCGCGCAACGCGGGCTGCGCGTCCTCGTCGAGCCGGGTGCCGGGGCCGGGGCGCACCTCAGCGACGACGCGTTCATCCAGGCCGGCGCCGAACTCGGCGACGCCTGGAGCGCACCCGTCGTCGTCAAGGTGAACCCACCCGCGCCGGGGGAGGTCGCGAAGCTGGGCCGGGGCACCGTGCTCATCGGCTTCCTCGACCCGCGCGGCAACCCGGAGGGGCTCGCGAAACTCGAGGAGGCCGGTCTCCGCGCGTTCGCGATGGAGGCGGTCCCGCGGATCTCCCGCGCCCAGGCGATGGACGCGCTGTCGTCCCAGGCCAGCATCGGCGGCTACCGCGCGGTGCTGCTCGCGGCCCAGAAACTCCCGCGGTTCTTCCCGATGCTCACCACCGCGGCCGGCACCGTGCCGCCGGCGAAGGTGCTGGTGCTCGGCGCCGGCGTCGCCGGGCTGCAGGCACTGGCCACGGCGAAGCGGCTCGGCGCGCAGACCACCGGCTACGACGTCCGGCCCGAGGTCGGCGAGCAGGTCAAGTCGCTCGGCGCGCAGTTCCTCGACCTCGGCATCGAAGCGGTCGGCGAAGGCGGGTACGCCCGCGAGCTGACGGCGGAGGAGCGCGAGGAGCAGCAACGCCGGCTCACCGAGGCGATCACCCGGTTCGACGTCGTGATCACCACGGCGCTGGTGCCCGGGCGCAAGGCGCCCACCCTGGTCACCGCGGACGCCGTCAAGGGCATGCCGGCCGGTTCGGTCGTCGTCGACCTGGCCGGCGAGTCCGGCGGCAACTGCGAGCTGACCAAGCCGGGGGAGGACGTCGTGGAGCACGACGTCACCATCTCGTCCCCGCTGAACCTGCCCGCCGAGATGCCTTCGCACGCCAGTGAGCTCTACGCCCGCAACGTCACCGAGCTGCTGGAGCTGCTCGTGACGAAGGAAGGCGAGCTGAAGCTGGACTTCGAGGACGAGATCGTCGCCGGTGCCTGCGTGGCCGGGCGCGAAGGGAGCGTCGCGTGA
- a CDS encoding NAD(P) transhydrogenase subunit alpha, whose product MSPLVQNLAVLVLAGFVGFAVISKVPNTLHTPLMSGTNAIHGIVLLGGLVVLGLGVDGVFNKILLVIAIAFGTINVVGGFLVTDRMLSMFKAKKPAPADEEDEK is encoded by the coding sequence GTGAGCCCACTCGTGCAGAACCTGGCGGTGCTCGTGCTCGCCGGGTTCGTCGGCTTCGCCGTCATCTCGAAGGTGCCCAACACCCTGCACACGCCGCTGATGTCAGGCACCAACGCGATCCACGGGATCGTGCTGCTGGGCGGGCTGGTCGTGCTCGGCCTCGGCGTCGACGGCGTGTTCAACAAGATCCTGCTGGTGATCGCGATCGCCTTCGGCACGATCAACGTCGTCGGCGGCTTCCTGGTCACCGACCGGATGCTCTCGATGTTCAAGGCCAAGAAGCCCGCACCCGCCGACGAGGAGGACGAGAAGTGA